A window of the Ciconia boyciana chromosome 35, ASM3463844v1, whole genome shotgun sequence genome harbors these coding sequences:
- the LOC140645581 gene encoding olfactory receptor 14A16-like, with protein MSNSSSITKFLLLAFADTRELQLLHFWLFLGIYLAALLGNGLIITTVACDHHLHTPMYFFLLNLSVLDLGSISTTVPKAMANSLWDTRAISYQGCVAQVFFFFFFISAEYFLLTVMAYDRYIAICKPLHYETLVGSRACVHMAAAAWGSGFLYAVLHTANTFSLPLCKGNAVEQFFCEVPQILKLSCSDTYLREAGLLVASFCFAFGCFVFIVVSYAQILRAVLKIPSEQGRHKAFSTCLPHLAIVSLFISTGMVAYLKPPSISSPSLDLVVSVLYSVVPAAVNPVIYSMRNKELKDALWKLTQWTLLRYQCCVRNKSKAHHPVGCYEEH; from the coding sequence atgtccaacagcagctccataACCAAGTTTCTCCTCCTGGCATTCGCAGACAcacgggagctgcagctcctgcacttctggctcttcctgggcatctacctggctgccctcctgggcaacggTCTCATCATCACCACCGTAGCCTGTGACCACcacctccacacccccatgtacttcttccttctCAACCTCTCTGTCCTCgacctgggctccatctccaccactgtccccaaagccatggccaattccctgtgggacaccagggccATCTCCTACCAAGGCTGTGTGgcccaggtctttttctttttcttttttatatcagctgagtattttcttctcactgtcaTGGCCTACGACCGCTAcattgccatctgcaaaccctTGCACTATGAGACCCtcgtgggcagcagagcttgtgtccacatggcagcagctgcctggggcagtggttTCCTctatgctgtgctgcacactgccaatacattttcactACCACTCTGCAAGGGCAATGCCGTGGagcagttcttctgtgaagtcccccagatcctcaagctctcctgctctgacACCTACCTCAGGGAAGCTGGGCTTCTTGTGGCtagtttctgttttgcatttgggTGTTTTGTGTTCATTGTCGTGTCCTATGCTCAGATCTTGAGGGCCGTGCTGaagatcccctctgagcagggacggcacaaagccttttctacgtgcctccctcacctggccATAGTCTCTCTGTTTATCAGCACTGGCATGGTTGCCTACCTGAagcccccctccatctcctccccatccctggaccTGGTGGTGTCAGTTCTGTACTCGGTGGTGCCTGCAGCAGTCAACCCCGtcatctacagcatgaggaacaaggagctcaaggatgccCTATGGAAACTGACCCAATGGAC